The nucleotide window ATCAGCATCGACTTCGCGCTCATGGAGCGAACCGACAAGGCGCTGGTGGTGCCGGGCAACTTCGTGTGGGACGACATCGGGGATTGGGTGGCGCTGGAGCGGCTGCTCACGCCGCAAGACGGGCCGGGGGGCGCCAACACGGTGGTGGGTCGCCACGTTGGCCTGGACGCGTCGCGCAACATCGTCTACACCGAGGACCCAGACGACGTCATCGTCACGCTCGGCGTGCACGACCTCGTCATCGTGAAGCGTGGCAACGCCGTGCTGCTCGTGCACAAGGACCGCGTCCAGGAGCTGAAGACGCTGCTCGCCGACGAGCGGCTGGCCGCGGTGCTGCAGCGAGACGACTAGCCCCAACGCTGCGGTTCGCTCACGCGCCTAGTACGGCGCGGCCGAACACGTGCTGGCCCGCGGCGTCAGAACACGTCGCTCACACCGGAAACCCGCTCCAGACCGGCCGGTAGCTCGAACGAACCGACGGGTGCGCTCTCAGCATCCACCGACGTCACTATCGTCTCCACCACGGCGTC belongs to Trueperaceae bacterium and includes:
- a CDS encoding mannose-1-phosphate guanylyltransferase, with the protein product RFVEKPNLPTAKAYVAGGRHLWNAGIFVWRVGTVLAELDKHDPDLMVPLRRAFASGEVAETFPTLKKISIDFALMERTDKALVVPGNFVWDDIGDWVALERLLTPQDGPGGANTVVGRHVGLDASRNIVYTEDPDDVIVTLGVHDLVIVKRGNAVLLVHKDRVQELKTLLADERLAAVLQRDD